The genome window TCTAAAGATTGGCTTACTGGGCAGTTGTTACTTGAATCAAGTTTGGCAGTAGGAGACTGCATAATAGGAAGTGATTCCACTTGCAACCCATCTTTTTCACCAACTACTCCATGATTTCCAAAAATACTAATAGGATCAGAGATAATCCCTGACCTTTCTATGGAATTCTCCATATTAGCTGCTGGACTCTCCTCAACAAACTTGTCAGAATCTAATGACTCACTATTCACATTACACAAACCATTTACTTCTTCACTTTCGGTACAAATTGAAGGATGATCTTTATTTATGCAATCTGGTTCATGGTGTTTGAATTCTGCAAGGTCGCTGAAAACGAATTGTTCATCTTCAGAACTCTCTGATGGTAGAACACTGCTCATTGGATGAGAGTTCACCTCTGGTACTAGCTCAGTTGTTCTTACCAGTGTTTCAGCATGAACGTGTACTTCCCCATTTCCTTCATCAGAAAGGCACAGTGTTTCATGAGTTTGTTCACTGGAACCATCCGATGTTCTAACCGAGCTCTCTGGAACAAAAGACTGAAGCCTGTCTGAAACAGTCTCCTTCCTTTCATCATCAGCCAGTTCTCCATCAAACTGCTCGTCCTTACATGCTTCAAGCTTATATTGACATTGCAGATCAGAGTCCCCAACACTATTACCATCTACAGTTCCTGAATTATTGGCTATTATTTCGGatttttcttccataaaaccttCTCTTAGTGAAGAGGTTTTGCAGAAGTCAGATTCCCCTATTAATATCTGATGACCTATACTATTTTCCTCCTTATCATTCACAGAAGATTGAAGTTGGCTTTGTTCATCACTAACCTGTGTATCTTCTTCAAACTCTTTATCATCCAGTGCATCATTTGTAGAAGAAAATGGGGAAGCATTGCCATTTGAACTGTCAGAGACGATATTAGTGGACCACTTCATCTCCAACAGGCCAGCAGCAATCTCAGCACGCTCCAATGATTCCAATCTCATTACACCACCGCCATCCTCCCTGTAATCATCCTCCTTTTCTGATCCCAGTCCGAAAACATGACCAAATATCTCTGATTGTTGGGAAGTCGTCCTGGCAACAATTTTCATGTTGTTCACATCAATTTGATCCATGGAATTCAACTTATCACCACCGAAGTTGCAACTTTTGGACTTCAGTGGCCTCCTATAAGCAGAGGAAGGTTCATCTGTTTCATATCCtgaaggaaaaggaaatgaaacagCTTCAGATTCCTCTTCGTCACCATCAACCTCCCTGAGAAAGTATGCTTCCCCTGTATGATCAAGAAACATGTGGAAATTGGCTTCGATGCCATTAACACAGATGGTAACCACCTTCTCCCTTGTCTTTAAAATCCCTTGAAATTTACCAAATCGAACATACCAAGGGGATGATTTGAAGCTCCCATCGGGTTGTTCCACTACTATTATATCTACTGCACCACCAAAAGGATGAAATGGAGCTGAAACAGAATATACACCGCGAGAGATATAGCTGCCTAGTCTCCCCACCGCGTACATCCTCTTGATCTTGGATTTCTAAGACCAACCCCAGATCTCAATTACATCCTCTTCATACATACAATAGGCCTTTCCACAACTCTAGAGTTTAAATTCTGCAAATACCCACATTATAAATTCTTATTCCTCAATCCAATCAATCAAAAGAGGAAACCCAAGAAtgtaaatatacaaaaaatgcAAGGATTTGGGAATTGTTCAATGCATggtaactcaaaagaaaaagcattaattaagaaaaaaacaactgAGAAACTGTGTCTTTCTCTTGTTGTTTTGAGTGTGGTTCGAATTCAATGCAGATATAAAGCGgcaaaataaaaagcaaaaaaagggAGACGTGCCGGATCAAAACCCAAACAGAACACCAACAGCTGATTTGATGATGGAATACAGCAtgtccattttcatttttttttctgaattcgAATTTACCCAGAAACTGTAAGctaatttgataataaaattagtaATATCATTAAATCCCAActtattagaaaagaaaaaggaaaatctcTCTCAAAAATAATAAGGAAACGGAAAGGATTTAAGCTTGAGAGAAAGAGAGACCAGCAGTAGTTTCGTGATCTCCTACGTGAGGGCATGGGCATGGGAGGATTAGAGCATTTCTCATCAATTcctttttttgggttttgatgACCGAATGTTCTGCCactttttaatagattttattaattaaatattaacattaaattaatctctttttttcttattaattacataaattttttgaatgtgCCCTTCATAGTGACAAAAAAAGGAAGTTGTTATTATGGCTAAATTTAACATCAGAGAGATTTTGCTTTGATTATCACTTGGGAAACGTCGAAAGAGAAAAATGTGATGACATATAACCACAGCAACATCCAAGAACGAGAGTTTCTTGTCAGACTAAAAATTACaggttaatataattttcagtttttaaatattacaggtgaatataatttttagctttgaaattattttagtaattataattttttattttttattatatccAACTTgataattctttaatttaaatttttcaaaatttaataatatgatattttgaaatgatgcaaaataattatttgaaatttttaagtaattaaatttttattttactaatttcaaaacgaaaagaaaaacataattctaaaatttagacatcaaaatgaaaaataaaaatagtatttaattgtgaaatttaGTATGTTAACCCAAAAGACAGCATTCCAAACCTAACACACAAGACATGACATGGATTCTTAAAACTAGGATTAcgtctttcttttcttccttaaaatagataatataaaacaaaagaaatttggaatccaatgattatttaatatttggaATCAATTGAATTAGATATGGACCCAAAGAACCAAATTCTGGAAGGAAttggattatatatatatatatatatatatatatatatatgatagttATACGTATAAAATTGGAgtggttttatattattttgtaatttttaaataattaatattttaacaattctaTTGTTATATTCTGTGTTTTATTTGTATAGattatgtatattaaatttattataaattaaaaaataactatttattttataaaaaatttaactgttaattatatattaatatagactAGATTaatgtgataaaaatatttgatcgattcaaaatttacataaatgGTAAGtataaatatcttaaaaatcAATGATTggacttttaaaatattaatagtataaaactatgaaaagatgtaaaacaaCTTAAATCTTACACTAATGGAAGTGAATCTTTCCCtgtatatactatatatatacacatatgagatgctaataaagaaaaaaatgccatatatttaggtttaaatatgttaaagGCTTTTgtactcttttaaaatttaaaatttagtcattgtactttaattttgtGACATTGAGTCCTATACTTTTTTAAACTCTTGGTCTTCCAtctaattttaccattaatggTGTCAAAGGTAAaacaactttttaatttttgtcaatttggtcctcAACCTTTAAAagtacattaaaaatttaaaattattttttacatattttaaattaaaaataaaatgaaaaacttatatttttcaaaaatagaaaattataaaaaactcgttaaacttcaaaattcaaaaaataaaaaatattttaaaattataaataataaaaaattcaatgttatctaaATTGGACCAAACTAGCCAGTCAAATTGAAAACTAGTTGAGGTCTCCATTCAACGAGAGATAAAAAACCAATTGATTCACAAACTGATACGAACTGACTGAATCAAGCTAACAAATCGGTTGAACCGACGGTTGAACCAATTTCAAACTACTCTGACTAATTGGTTCCTAAAACGATTGGTTTGGCCggttcaaagaaaataaattattaaaaattataaaaatcagtTCAAGTGccaattcaatttgatttttagcCTGGTTCAACCAATCCATACTGATTCACGGGTCAGCCAATTTTTTACCTCTCACCAAACGATACCCAATTGGTTTTTAAGCCAATCGGTCTAATCCAATttagataacattgaattttggaatttttatatttttaaaatatttttaaatttaatttttttattttaaagattttattttaaaaattataattttaattttttaatttttttgtttaaaataagaaaaaaaacattttaaacattttttgaaatacgtacttttaaaatgtatgggtcaaatttgcaaaaaaaatatgtaaatgttgagggataaaaagtttgaaaattttaaaacctagTTGACTTGTGAAGTAGTATGAATTAGTTGAACCAAGCTATAAAAATCAGTTGAAATGGCAATTGAACCGATCATAATAAATGCGTTGTACCCTTGTTATTAATTAAAGGGTTAAAATATGTTCTAAGTTATCGTTCTTGTCATAAATTTagaacttaatatttttatctttatttttagaaatttagctcctctaatttttagattttaaaattcaaatccaaatattaacacttttaaaattattttgttaaattcagttcattacatcattt of Gossypium raimondii isolate GPD5lz chromosome 3, ASM2569854v1, whole genome shotgun sequence contains these proteins:
- the LOC105797330 gene encoding phosphatidate phosphatase PAH2 isoform X3, with the translated sequence MYAVGRLGSYISRGVYSVSAPFHPFGGAVDIIVVEQPDGSFKSSPWYVRFGKFQGILKTREKVVTICVNGIEANFHMFLDHTGEAYFLREVDGDEEESEAVSFPFPSGYETDEPSSAYRRPLKSKSCNFGGDKLNSMDQIDVNNMKIVARTTSQQSEIFGHVFGLGSEKEDDYREDGGGVMRLESLERAEIAAGLLEMKWSTNIVSDSSNGNASPFSSTNDALDDKEFEEDTQVSDEQSQLQSSVNDKEENSIGHQILIGESDFCKTSSLREGFMEEKSEIIANNSGTVDGNSVGDSDLQCQYKLEACKDEQFDGELADDERKETVSDRLQSFVPESSVRTSDGSSEQTHETLCLSDEGNGEVHVHAETLVRTTELVPEVNSHPMSSVLPSESSEDEQFVFSDLAEFKHHEPDCINKDHPSICTESEEVNGLCNVNSESLDSDKFVEESPAANMENSIERSGIISDPISIFGNHGVVGEKDGLQVESLPIMQSPTAKLDSSNNCPVSQSLDSTSETIRWTSIRKDDSNEIRSDADEEQQSAHESSSREESETSGKLKNIIRSSAVEISFCKHLLYEGMGAEAARQAFDAEKLDNKKFSSLGETVVKNDRLVVRIDGHYFPWDAAAPILLGMVTFGSEKIIEPTGMIPIDRLEKSVEGGPSKAIVTQSRKWRLWPFSLKRSRSRKAAQPGAADTRGSDAGNAADDSVASDDDENFLTPKPVKKMIRAITPTSEQLASLNLKDGMNQITFTFSTAMLGKQQVDARIYLWHWNTHVVISDVDGTITKSDVLGQFMPLVGMDWSQTGVAHLFSAIKENGYQLLFLSARAISQAYLTRQFLANLKQDGKALPDGPIVISPDGLFPSLYREGNKGVVSI
- the LOC105797330 gene encoding phosphatidate phosphatase PAH2 isoform X1, with the protein product MYAVGRLGSYISRGVYSVSAPFHPFGGAVDIIVVEQPDGSFKSSPWYVRFGKFQGILKTREKVVTICVNGIEANFHMFLDHTGEAYFLREVDGDEEESEAVSFPFPSGYETDEPSSAYRRPLKSKSCNFGGDKLNSMDQIDVNNMKIVARTTSQQSEIFGHVFGLGSEKEDDYREDGGGVMRLESLERAEIAAGLLEMKWSTNIVSDSSNGNASPFSSTNDALDDKEFEEDTQVSDEQSQLQSSVNDKEENSIGHQILIGESDFCKTSSLREGFMEEKSEIIANNSGTVDGNSVGDSDLQCQYKLEACKDEQFDGELADDERKETVSDRLQSFVPESSVRTSDGSSEQTHETLCLSDEGNGEVHVHAETLVRTTELVPEVNSHPMSSVLPSESSEDEQFVFSDLAEFKHHEPDCINKDHPSICTESEEVNGLCNVNSESLDSDKFVEESPAANMENSIERSGIISDPISIFGNHGVVGEKDGLQVESLPIMQSPTAKLDSSNNCPVSQSLDSTSETIRWTSIRKDDSNEIRSDADEEQQSAHESSSREESETSGKLKNIIRSSAVEISFCKHLLYEGMGAEAARQAFDAEKLDNKKFSSLGETVVKNDRLVVRIDGHYFPWDAAAPILLGMVTFGSEKIIEPTGMIPIDRLEKSVEGGPSKAIVTQSRKWRLWPFSLKRSRSRKAAQPGAADTRGSDAGNAADDSVASDDDENFLTPKPVKKMIRAITPTSEQLASLNLKDGMNQITFTFSTAMLGKQQVDARIYLWHWNTHVVISDVDGTITKSDVLGQFMPLVGMDWSQTGVAHLFSAIKENGYQLLFLSARAISQAYLTRQFLANLKQDGKALPDGPIVISPDGLFPSLYREVIRRAPHEFKIACLEEIKALFPSDCNPFYAGFGNRDTDEISYLKVGIPRGKIFIINPKGEVVVNRRVDTKSYSSLHALVHGMFPPMASHEQEDYNSWNFWKLPPPGIDI
- the LOC105797330 gene encoding phosphatidate phosphatase PAH2 isoform X2; amino-acid sequence: MYAVGRLGSYISRGVYSVSAPFHPFGGAVDIIVVEQPDGSFKSSPWYVRFGKFQGILKTREKVVTICVNGIEANFHMFLDHTGEAYFLREVDGDEEESEAVSFPFPSGYETDEPSSAYRRPLKSKSCNFGGDKLNSMDQIDVNNMKIVARTTSQQSEIFGHVFGLGSEKEDDYREDGGGVMRLESLERAEIAAGLLEMKWSTNIVSDSSNGNASPFSSTNDALDDKEFEEDTQVSDEQSQLQSSVNDKEENSIGHQILIGESDFCKTSSLREGFMEEKSEIIANNSGTVDGNSVGDSDLQCQYKLEACKDEQFDGELADDERKETVSDRLQSFVPESSVRTSDGSSEQTHETLCLSDEGNGEVHVHAETLVRTTELVPEVNSHPMSSVLPSESSEDEQFVFSDLAEFKHHEPDCINKDHPSICTESEEVNGLCNVNSESLDSDKFVEESPAANMENSIERSGIISDPISIFGNHGVVGEKDGLQVESLPIMQSPTAKLDSSNNCPVSQSLDSTSETIRWTSIRKDDSNEIRSDADEEQQSAHESSSREESETSGKLKNIIRSSAVEISFCKHLLYEGMGAEAARQAFDAEKLDNKKFSSLGETVVKNDRLVVRIDGHYFPWDAAAPILLGMVTFGSEKIIEPTGMIPIDRLEKSVEGGPSKAIVTQSRKWRLWPFSLKRSRSRKAAQPGAADTRGSDAGNAADDSVASDDDENFLTPKPVKKMIRAITPTSEQLASLNLKDGMNQITFTFSTAMLGKQQVDARIYLWHWNTHVVISDVDGTITKSDVLGQFMPLVGMDWSQTGVAHLFSAIKENGYQLLFLSARAISQAYLTRQFLANLKQDGKALPDGPIVISPDGLFPSLYREVIRRAPHEFKIACLEEIKALFPSDCNPFYAGFGNRDTDEISYLKVGIPRGKIFIINPKFQVCRVRLL